The DNA window CGCCGTCATCGGCGTCTCGCCGAGGTTCAGGAACACCGCCGTCTACCAGAAGACGTTCGCCTTCAACGACTTCTATCTCTCGGACGGGGAGGGAGGACCGCCGCTCGGCAATGTGCAGTTGCTGGGGCGCATTTCCGAAAAGGTTCTCAAAGGCTCTCTGCCGCGGGCTCCGGAACGGCTTCTCCGTTTCATGACGGACCATGCCATCGACTTCTATGCAATGAGCGAAGACGTTCCCAATCCCGAAAGCCGCGTGATGGTCGATGGAGATCGGATCGTTCTCAAATGGCAGAGAACCAATTGGGACGCGCATCTTGCGCTTGTCGCCAAGCTGAAGGCAATCCTGAGGTCGATCGGATTTCCGATCGTGCTGTCGAGGCCCTTCGACAAACGCACGCCTTCCCATCAGTGCGGAACGATCCGCATCGGAAACGACCCGGCAACGGCGCCACTGGATCCGTACTGCCGGTCCTACGATCACGGCAATCTTTTTGTCGTCGACGCCGGCTTTCTGCCCACATCGGCCGCGGTCAATCCCGCGCTCACCGTCGCCAGCCAGGCGCTCAGAGTTGCCCACCACATCGCGTCGACGGACTTGCAGACACTGGCAGATCCATTGGTGCGCGCCGGCTTGAAATAGGACAGTAAAATGGGATTCGATTATATCATCACCGGTGCCGGTCCTGCGGGCTGCGTTCTTGCAAGCCGCCTCAGCGAAGATCCCGATGTCAAGGTACTGCTTTTGGAGGCGGGCGGAGGCGACTGGAATCCTCTTTTCCACATGCCCGCCGGCTTTGCCAAGATGACCAAAGGTGTGGCCAGCTGGGGCTGGGAAACCGTCCCCCAGAAGCACATGAAGGGCAGGGTGCTTCGCTACACCCAGGCAAAAATCATCGGCGGCGGCTCATCGATCAACGCTCAGCTCTACACCCGCGGAAATGCTGCCGATTATGACTTATGGGCCAGCGAAGACGGCTGCGAGGGCTGGGACTACCGTTCGATCCTGCCCTATTTCAAACGTGCCGAGGACAATCAACGTTTCGCCGACGACTACCACGCCTATGGCGGCCCGCTGGGTGTCTCGATGCCGGCTGCGCCGCTGCCGATCTGCGACGCCTATATCCGCGCAGGACAGGAGCTCGGCATACCCTACAATCACGACTTCAACGGCCGCCAGCAGGCCGGCGTCGGATTTTACCAGCTCACCCAACGCAACCGCCGCCGGTCGTCGGCCTCGTTTGCCTATCTCTCGCCGATCAGGGACCGGAAGAACCTGACGATCCGGACGGGCGCGCGCGTCGCACGCATTCTGCTGGAGGCAGGCCGCGCCGTCGGCGTCGAGATCGCGACCGGACGCGGTCTGGAGGTCGTACGCGCTGAACGCGAAGTCCTGGTTTCGTCAGGCGCGATCGGATCGCCGAAGCTCCTTTTGCAGTCCGGCATTGGGCCGGCCGACCATTTGACCTCGGTCGGCGTCAAGGCCCTCCACGATCTGCCTGGCGTCGGCGGCAATCTTCAGGACCATCTCGATCTCTTTGTTATTGCCGAATGCACCGGCGATCACACCTATGACGGCGTCGCGAAGCTCCACCGGACACTTTGGGCCGGAATTCAATATGTTCTCTTCCGGACTGGTCCAGTCGCCTCGTCGCTCTTCGAGACCGGCGGCTTCTGGTATGCCGATCCCGACGCACAGTCCCCCGATATCCAGTTCCATCTCGGCCTGGGTTCCGGCATCGAAGCAGGTGTCGAACGGCTCAAGAACGCCGGCGTAACGCTCAATTCGGCCTATCTGCATCCGCGCTCGCGTGGAACGGTGCGTCTCTCATCCGCCGATCCCGGTGCGGCACCCCTGATCGATCCCAACTACTGGTCCGACCCTCACGACAGGAAGATGTCCCTGGAGGGGCTCAAGATCGCCCGCGAAATCATGCAGCAGGCGGCGCTGAAACCTTATGTCATGGCCGAAAGACTTCCGGGGCCGAAGGTGATCACCGATGAGCAGCTTTTCGATTATGGCTGCGCCAATGCCAAGACCGATCATCATCCGGTGGGCACCTGCAAGATGGGAACCGGGTCTGACGCGGTTGTTGGTCTCGATCTCAAGGTTCACGGCCTCGAAGGCCTGAGGGTCTGCGATTCCTCCATCATGCCGCGCGTGCCGTCATGCAACACCAACGCGCCGACGATCATGGTCGGCGAAAAAGGATCGGACCTCATCCGGGGCCTGCCTGCGCTGCCATCGGCCATCTTCGCCTATGAACGCAACGATACCAGGCCCCGGGCCCGCGCCGAGATCCGCTAAGGAGTAACGACAATGTCTGAAGTGAGAGTTGCAGTGCTTGGCGCCTCGGGCTGGATGGGAAAGGTCCACACGATGGCCTATCAGACCTTTCCGCATTTCTTCGGCGTGTCGGACGGAACGGCGCGGATCGTGGCGCTTGTCGACAGCAACCCTGAAGTAGCGCAGGATATCGGCAACAGGGCGCCAGGGGCGAGGATCTATCAGGATTGGAAGCTGGCTGTCGCCGATCCCGAGGTCGATCTGATCGATATCTGCCTGCCCGACCATCTGCACTATCCGGTCGCCAAGGCGGCCCTGC is part of the Rhizobium bangladeshense genome and encodes:
- a CDS encoding GMC family oxidoreductase, whose amino-acid sequence is MGFDYIITGAGPAGCVLASRLSEDPDVKVLLLEAGGGDWNPLFHMPAGFAKMTKGVASWGWETVPQKHMKGRVLRYTQAKIIGGGSSINAQLYTRGNAADYDLWASEDGCEGWDYRSILPYFKRAEDNQRFADDYHAYGGPLGVSMPAAPLPICDAYIRAGQELGIPYNHDFNGRQQAGVGFYQLTQRNRRRSSASFAYLSPIRDRKNLTIRTGARVARILLEAGRAVGVEIATGRGLEVVRAEREVLVSSGAIGSPKLLLQSGIGPADHLTSVGVKALHDLPGVGGNLQDHLDLFVIAECTGDHTYDGVAKLHRTLWAGIQYVLFRTGPVASSLFETGGFWYADPDAQSPDIQFHLGLGSGIEAGVERLKNAGVTLNSAYLHPRSRGTVRLSSADPGAAPLIDPNYWSDPHDRKMSLEGLKIAREIMQQAALKPYVMAERLPGPKVITDEQLFDYGCANAKTDHHPVGTCKMGTGSDAVVGLDLKVHGLEGLRVCDSSIMPRVPSCNTNAPTIMVGEKGSDLIRGLPALPSAIFAYERNDTRPRARAEIR